One Aureibacillus halotolerans DNA segment encodes these proteins:
- a CDS encoding ABC transporter permease — protein sequence MKKEYKLASRSLSRHWELYLLLLPPVLYLLIFKYIPMVGVQIAFKDFSVINGIWGSEWVGFKHFISFFESPNFWLLIENTIGISFYSLVAGFPIPIILALALNEVRTGMFKKTVQMVTYAPHFISTVIMVSIIILMLSPHVGVVDRLTTWLGIPSTNFMGIPEYFKSIYVWSGVWQGMGYSSIIYIAALAGVDSELYEAARMDGASRIKKILYIDLPHLIPISVILLILSLGSVMGVGFEKIFLMQNSLNISSSEVISTYVYKVGLLGANFSFSAAVGLFNSVINLILLILVNAIARRVSENSLW from the coding sequence TTGAAAAAGGAATACAAACTGGCATCAAGAAGCCTGTCCAGACATTGGGAATTGTATTTGCTGCTCTTGCCTCCAGTTTTGTACTTGCTCATTTTTAAGTACATTCCAATGGTTGGTGTGCAGATTGCATTCAAGGACTTTTCGGTGATTAATGGCATATGGGGGAGTGAATGGGTAGGGTTTAAGCATTTCATCAGCTTTTTTGAATCGCCGAACTTTTGGCTGCTGATTGAAAACACGATAGGCATTAGCTTTTATTCCCTAGTAGCAGGGTTCCCCATTCCGATTATTCTCGCGTTGGCATTGAACGAAGTGAGAACAGGGATGTTCAAAAAGACCGTGCAGATGGTTACGTATGCCCCTCATTTTATTTCAACCGTCATTATGGTATCCATCATCATTCTGATGCTATCGCCCCATGTAGGCGTCGTTGATCGTTTGACGACATGGCTTGGTATACCATCGACTAATTTTATGGGCATTCCGGAATACTTTAAGTCCATCTATGTCTGGTCAGGTGTTTGGCAGGGGATGGGGTATTCTTCGATTATTTACATCGCTGCTTTAGCCGGTGTTGATTCAGAGCTTTATGAGGCAGCTCGAATGGACGGCGCCTCGAGAATCAAAAAAATTCTCTACATTGACCTGCCTCATTTAATCCCGATTTCTGTCATTCTGTTGATTTTGAGTCTCGGCAGTGTCATGGGTGTTGGCTTTGAAAAGATCTTTCTCATGCAGAATTCACTTAATATTTCATCTTCAGAAGTCATTTCAACGTATGTATACAAAGTTGGTTTACTAGGAGCAAACTTTAGCTTTTCAGCAGCTGTAGGGTTATTCAACTCCGTCATTAATCTGATCCTGCTTATTCTGGTGAATGCAATCGCCAGAAGGGTATCGGAAAACAGTCTT